From the genome of Halictus rubicundus isolate RS-2024b chromosome 2, iyHalRubi1_principal, whole genome shotgun sequence, one region includes:
- the LOC143365916 gene encoding uncharacterized protein LOC143365916 isoform X1: MKESLVKREIEHEWEESRVDEGSSRMTGSGNATATSIEEQRQATESPRTVITTRRHVRTITTAGHITENAPETEPEPGPDSPDANAMSGNLQLQAHHRHQLQQQPLEQQQHRQAHSRNYQDGEQQDPGNQQAAQHFVQISRAEAEVQQQQHHRVGEQQRVVYLTSNGQELKVEVSDTVEHGALSVKESARYETSDGPDRNEMENMYVYATDGQQLRRENHGIAIQMQERRGHAVPTQQRYSPRETNRSSGGNGSAGSRTYHHGSPVLVASTDEYEGGTNATTGTGTSTENATGTSAGSGSASGSGSGSGSGSGTPTVQLGSPAAPAYSPPIVADGIPGSATSGSQQAAAQQQQQQQQQQQQQHHHVVTGYVDSVVDRFAVSVANDKQVSSTYTTLETVAIPPSQPVQYATQYIHGGEAFQQPPTYAYGKSGEQLILTYPTAGQLGPRVGGVESPGSSYMKGDPTLASSVAASRGVSLHYEQPNSPGAQMTLYGGGSAAFSYARPTTAGAEYWSTAGTPSPPNFDGNQAYPAGVATIPIGDATNMQLCSGGGYSLSPGTAGAPSPWSGLPISASEESFDGTMIIAEQKECPGCTSLTNVWRRDETGHYYCSNCFCKPNGVNRTAMRCGKPKQTVAPTNVRKTGMQCANCRTCNTTLWRRNNNGEPVCNACGLYYKLHNVNRPLSMKKEGIQTRKRKPKNHTAIGGNLAGPSGMHKTEIKSNLLVDSLQLNVYGIGGSGNGEEGGCGSRVVAGTEIEIEIGNENGTEGGSERSEENHPPVGTPTTMHLGHAHSPLALPTAAVLNRQTTLTVPPLEPIASQPSVVDPISVITSTTAVHAERTT; encoded by the exons CGTCTCGGATGACCGGAAGTGGAAACGCAACCGCGACCTCGATCGAAGAACAACGACAAGCGACGGAGAGTCCCCGAACGGTGATCACGACCAGAAGGCACGTGCGCACGATCACGACGGCCGGCCACATTACCGAGAACGCACCGGAAACCGAACCAGAGCCAGGACCCGATTCTCCGGACGCGAACGCCATGTCCGGCAATCTTCAGCTGCAGGCGCATCATCGCCATCAGCTTCAACAACAGCCGCTCGAACAACAGCAACATCGGCAAGCTCACTCGCGCAACTATCAGGACGGGGAACAACAGGATCCGGGAAACCAGCAAGCCGCGCAACACTTTGTACAAATATCGCGAGCCGAGGCGGAGGTTCAACAGCAGCAACACCATCGAGTCGGCGAACAGCAACGCGTCGTTTATCTGACGAGCAACGGACAGGAACTGAAGGTCGAGGTTTCCGACACCGTGGAGCACGGCGCGTTGTCCGTCAAGGAATCGGCGAG GTACGAGACCTCCGACGGACCGGATCGAAACGAGATGGAAAACATGTACGTGTACGCGACGGACGGTCAACAGTTGCGAAGGGAGAATCACGGCATAGCGATTCAGATGCAAGAGAGACGCGGTCACGCGGTCCCGACTCAACAGAGATACAGCCCGCGGGAGACCAATCGATCGAGCGGAGGAAACGGATCGGCCGGTAGCAGGACGTATCATCACGGATCGCCGGTATTGGTTGCGAGCACCGACGAATACGAGGGGGGAACGAACGCGACCACCGGAACCGGAACGAGCACGGAAAACGCCACCGGAACATCGGCCGGATCGGGCTCCGCCTCTGGCTCCGGCTCCGGCTCTGGTTCCGGATCCGGTACTCCGACCGTCCAGTTGGGTTCGCCCGCTGCTCCTGCCTACTCTCCACCGATCGTCGCCGACGgtattcccggttcggcgaccAGTGGGTCGCAGCAAGCGGCGGctcaacagcagcagcaacaacagcaacagcaacagcaacagcatcATCACGTGGTGACGGGATACGTGGACTCGGTGGTAGACAGATTCGCGGTTTCGGTCGCGAACGACAAACAGGTGTCCAGCACGTATACCACTTTGGAGACGGTCGCGATACCCCCGTCGCAACCTGTACAGTACGCTACGCAATACATTCACGGCGGCGAAGCGTTTCAACAGCCTCCGACATACGCCTACGGGAAATCCGGGGAGCAGCTGATTCtgacgtatccgacggccggtcAGCTGGGTCCGCGCGTCGGTGGT GTGGAGTCGCCCGGCAGCAGTTACATGAAAGGCGATCCGACGCTGGCGTCGTCGGTGGCAGCATCGCGCGGCGTGTCGCTTCACTACGAACAGCCGAATTCTCCGGGCGCTCAGATGACGTTGTACGGCGGCGGAAGCGCCGCGTTCTCGTACGCGAGGCCGACGACAGCCGGCGCGGAATATTGGAGCACGGCGGGTACACCCTCGCCGCCCAACTTTGACGGTAACCAGGCTTACCCGGCAGGCGTGGCCACCATCCCGATCGGCGACGCGACCAACATGCAGCTGTGCTCCGGTGGCGGGTACAGCCTGTCGCCCGGTACCGCCGGAGCGCCTTCCCCGTGGTCCGGTTTGCCGATATCCGCTTCCGAGGAGAGCTTCGACGGAACGATGATCATCGCCGAGCAAAAGGAGTGTCCCGGTTGCACGAGCTTGACCAACGTCTGGAGGAGAGACGAGACCGGACACTATTACTGTTCCAACTGTTTCTGCAAACCGAACGGAGTGAACAGGACGGCCATGAGATGCGGCAAGCCGAAACAGACGGTCGCCCCG ACGAACGTGCGCAAAACCGGTATGCAGTGCGCAAACTGCAGGACCTGCAACACGACTCTCTGGCGACGAAACAACAACGGTGAGCCGGTGTGCAACGCGTGCGGACTCTACTACAAGCTGCACAAC GTAAACAGGCCGCTCAGCATGAAGAAGGAAGGTATTCAAACGAGAAAGAGGAAACCGAAAAATCATACTGCTATCGGGGGAAATTTGGCCGGGCCCAGCGGCATGCACAAGACCGAGATTAAGTCTAACTTACTCG TGGACTCGCTGCAGCTGAACGTGTACGGGATCGGTGGCAGCGGTAACGGGGAAGAGGGCGGGTGCGGGAGCAGGGTTGTCGCCGGTAcggagatcgagatcgagatcggGAACGAAAACGGGACCGAGGGAGGAAGCGAACGGTCGGAGGAGAACCATCCGCCTGTAGGTACACCGACAACGATGCATTTGGGACACGCGCACTCTCCCCTCGCATTACCCACTGCCGCCGTTCTGAACCGTCAAACCACCCTTAC CGTGCCACCGCTAGAGCCAATCGCTAGTCAGCCCAGCGTCGTCGACCCGATCTCGGTCATAACTTCTACGACGGCTGTCCACGCTGAGAGAACAACCTAG
- the LOC143365916 gene encoding uncharacterized protein LOC143365916 isoform X2, protein MKESLVKREIEHEWEESRVDEGSSRMTGSGNATATSIEEQRQATESPRTVITTRRHVRTITTAGHITENAPETEPEPGPDSPDANAMSGNLQLQAHHRHQLQQQPLEQQQHRQAHSRNYQDGEQQDPGNQQAAQHFVQISRAEAEVQQQQHHRVGEQQRVVYLTSNGQELKVEVSDTVEHGALSVKESARYETSDGPDRNEMENMYVYATDGQQLRRENHGIAIQMQERRGHAVPTQQRYSPRETNRSSGGNGSAGSRTYHHGSPVLVASTDEYEGGTNATTGTGTSTENATGTSAGSGSASGSGSGSGSGSGTPTVQLGSPAAPAYSPPIVADGIPGSATSGSQQAAAQQQQQQQQQQQQQHHHVVTGYVDSVVDRFAVSVANDKQVSSTYTTLETVAIPPSQPVQYATQYIHGGEAFQQPPTYAYGKSGEQLILTYPTAGQLGPRVGGVESPGSSYMKGDPTLASSVAASRGVSLHYEQPNSPGAQMTLYGGGSAAFSYARPTTAGAEYWSTAGTPSPPNFDGNQAYPAGVATIPIGDATNMQLCSGGGYSLSPGTAGAPSPWSGLPISASEESFDGTMIIAEQKECPGCTSLTNVWRRDETGHYYCSNCFCKPNGVNRTAMRCGKPKQTVAPTNVRKTGMQCANCRTCNTTLWRRNNNGEPVCNACGLYYKLHNVNRPLSMKKEGIQTRKRKPKNHTAIGGNLAGPSGMHKTEIKSNLLGESSRATARANR, encoded by the exons CGTCTCGGATGACCGGAAGTGGAAACGCAACCGCGACCTCGATCGAAGAACAACGACAAGCGACGGAGAGTCCCCGAACGGTGATCACGACCAGAAGGCACGTGCGCACGATCACGACGGCCGGCCACATTACCGAGAACGCACCGGAAACCGAACCAGAGCCAGGACCCGATTCTCCGGACGCGAACGCCATGTCCGGCAATCTTCAGCTGCAGGCGCATCATCGCCATCAGCTTCAACAACAGCCGCTCGAACAACAGCAACATCGGCAAGCTCACTCGCGCAACTATCAGGACGGGGAACAACAGGATCCGGGAAACCAGCAAGCCGCGCAACACTTTGTACAAATATCGCGAGCCGAGGCGGAGGTTCAACAGCAGCAACACCATCGAGTCGGCGAACAGCAACGCGTCGTTTATCTGACGAGCAACGGACAGGAACTGAAGGTCGAGGTTTCCGACACCGTGGAGCACGGCGCGTTGTCCGTCAAGGAATCGGCGAG GTACGAGACCTCCGACGGACCGGATCGAAACGAGATGGAAAACATGTACGTGTACGCGACGGACGGTCAACAGTTGCGAAGGGAGAATCACGGCATAGCGATTCAGATGCAAGAGAGACGCGGTCACGCGGTCCCGACTCAACAGAGATACAGCCCGCGGGAGACCAATCGATCGAGCGGAGGAAACGGATCGGCCGGTAGCAGGACGTATCATCACGGATCGCCGGTATTGGTTGCGAGCACCGACGAATACGAGGGGGGAACGAACGCGACCACCGGAACCGGAACGAGCACGGAAAACGCCACCGGAACATCGGCCGGATCGGGCTCCGCCTCTGGCTCCGGCTCCGGCTCTGGTTCCGGATCCGGTACTCCGACCGTCCAGTTGGGTTCGCCCGCTGCTCCTGCCTACTCTCCACCGATCGTCGCCGACGgtattcccggttcggcgaccAGTGGGTCGCAGCAAGCGGCGGctcaacagcagcagcaacaacagcaacagcaacagcaacagcatcATCACGTGGTGACGGGATACGTGGACTCGGTGGTAGACAGATTCGCGGTTTCGGTCGCGAACGACAAACAGGTGTCCAGCACGTATACCACTTTGGAGACGGTCGCGATACCCCCGTCGCAACCTGTACAGTACGCTACGCAATACATTCACGGCGGCGAAGCGTTTCAACAGCCTCCGACATACGCCTACGGGAAATCCGGGGAGCAGCTGATTCtgacgtatccgacggccggtcAGCTGGGTCCGCGCGTCGGTGGT GTGGAGTCGCCCGGCAGCAGTTACATGAAAGGCGATCCGACGCTGGCGTCGTCGGTGGCAGCATCGCGCGGCGTGTCGCTTCACTACGAACAGCCGAATTCTCCGGGCGCTCAGATGACGTTGTACGGCGGCGGAAGCGCCGCGTTCTCGTACGCGAGGCCGACGACAGCCGGCGCGGAATATTGGAGCACGGCGGGTACACCCTCGCCGCCCAACTTTGACGGTAACCAGGCTTACCCGGCAGGCGTGGCCACCATCCCGATCGGCGACGCGACCAACATGCAGCTGTGCTCCGGTGGCGGGTACAGCCTGTCGCCCGGTACCGCCGGAGCGCCTTCCCCGTGGTCCGGTTTGCCGATATCCGCTTCCGAGGAGAGCTTCGACGGAACGATGATCATCGCCGAGCAAAAGGAGTGTCCCGGTTGCACGAGCTTGACCAACGTCTGGAGGAGAGACGAGACCGGACACTATTACTGTTCCAACTGTTTCTGCAAACCGAACGGAGTGAACAGGACGGCCATGAGATGCGGCAAGCCGAAACAGACGGTCGCCCCG ACGAACGTGCGCAAAACCGGTATGCAGTGCGCAAACTGCAGGACCTGCAACACGACTCTCTGGCGACGAAACAACAACGGTGAGCCGGTGTGCAACGCGTGCGGACTCTACTACAAGCTGCACAAC GTAAACAGGCCGCTCAGCATGAAGAAGGAAGGTATTCAAACGAGAAAGAGGAAACCGAAAAATCATACTGCTATCGGGGGAAATTTGGCCGGGCCCAGCGGCATGCACAAGACCGAGATTAAGTCTAACTTACTCGGTGAGTCTTCG CGTGCCACCGCTAGAGCCAATCGCTAG
- the LOC143365916 gene encoding uncharacterized protein LOC143365916 isoform X4 translates to MKESLVKREIEHEWEESRVDEGSSRMTGSGNATATSIEEQRQATESPRTVITTRRHVRTITTAGHITENAPETEPEPGPDSPDANAMSGNLQLQAHHRHQLQQQPLEQQQHRQAHSRNYQDGEQQDPGNQQAAQHFVQISRAEAEVQQQQHHRVGEQQRVVYLTSNGQELKVEVSDTVEHGALSVKESARYETSDGPDRNEMENMYVYATDGQQLRRENHGIAIQMQERRGHAVPTQQRYSPRETNRSSGGNGSAGSRTYHHGSPVLVASTDEYEGGTNATTGTGTSTENATGTSAGSGSASGSGSGSGSGSGTPTVQLGSPAAPAYSPPIVADGIPGSATSGSQQAAAQQQQQQQQQQQQQHHHVVTGYVDSVVDRFAVSVANDKQVSSTYTTLETVAIPPSQPVQYATQYIHGGEAFQQPPTYAYGKSGEQLILTYPTAGQLGPRVGGVESPGSSYMKGDPTLASSVAASRGVSLHYEQPNSPGAQMTLYGGGSAAFSYARPTTAGAEYWSTAGTPSPPNFDGNQAYPAGVATIPIGDATNMQLCSGGGYSLSPGTAGAPSPWSGLPISASEESFDGTMIIAEQKECPGCTSLTNVWRRDETGHYYCSNCFCKPNGVNRTAMRCGKPKQTVAPTNVRKTGMQCANCRTCNTTLWRRNNNGEPVCNACGLYYKLHNVNRPLSMKKEGIQTRKRKPKNHTAIGGNLAGPSGMHKTEIKSNLLACHR, encoded by the exons CGTCTCGGATGACCGGAAGTGGAAACGCAACCGCGACCTCGATCGAAGAACAACGACAAGCGACGGAGAGTCCCCGAACGGTGATCACGACCAGAAGGCACGTGCGCACGATCACGACGGCCGGCCACATTACCGAGAACGCACCGGAAACCGAACCAGAGCCAGGACCCGATTCTCCGGACGCGAACGCCATGTCCGGCAATCTTCAGCTGCAGGCGCATCATCGCCATCAGCTTCAACAACAGCCGCTCGAACAACAGCAACATCGGCAAGCTCACTCGCGCAACTATCAGGACGGGGAACAACAGGATCCGGGAAACCAGCAAGCCGCGCAACACTTTGTACAAATATCGCGAGCCGAGGCGGAGGTTCAACAGCAGCAACACCATCGAGTCGGCGAACAGCAACGCGTCGTTTATCTGACGAGCAACGGACAGGAACTGAAGGTCGAGGTTTCCGACACCGTGGAGCACGGCGCGTTGTCCGTCAAGGAATCGGCGAG GTACGAGACCTCCGACGGACCGGATCGAAACGAGATGGAAAACATGTACGTGTACGCGACGGACGGTCAACAGTTGCGAAGGGAGAATCACGGCATAGCGATTCAGATGCAAGAGAGACGCGGTCACGCGGTCCCGACTCAACAGAGATACAGCCCGCGGGAGACCAATCGATCGAGCGGAGGAAACGGATCGGCCGGTAGCAGGACGTATCATCACGGATCGCCGGTATTGGTTGCGAGCACCGACGAATACGAGGGGGGAACGAACGCGACCACCGGAACCGGAACGAGCACGGAAAACGCCACCGGAACATCGGCCGGATCGGGCTCCGCCTCTGGCTCCGGCTCCGGCTCTGGTTCCGGATCCGGTACTCCGACCGTCCAGTTGGGTTCGCCCGCTGCTCCTGCCTACTCTCCACCGATCGTCGCCGACGgtattcccggttcggcgaccAGTGGGTCGCAGCAAGCGGCGGctcaacagcagcagcaacaacagcaacagcaacagcaacagcatcATCACGTGGTGACGGGATACGTGGACTCGGTGGTAGACAGATTCGCGGTTTCGGTCGCGAACGACAAACAGGTGTCCAGCACGTATACCACTTTGGAGACGGTCGCGATACCCCCGTCGCAACCTGTACAGTACGCTACGCAATACATTCACGGCGGCGAAGCGTTTCAACAGCCTCCGACATACGCCTACGGGAAATCCGGGGAGCAGCTGATTCtgacgtatccgacggccggtcAGCTGGGTCCGCGCGTCGGTGGT GTGGAGTCGCCCGGCAGCAGTTACATGAAAGGCGATCCGACGCTGGCGTCGTCGGTGGCAGCATCGCGCGGCGTGTCGCTTCACTACGAACAGCCGAATTCTCCGGGCGCTCAGATGACGTTGTACGGCGGCGGAAGCGCCGCGTTCTCGTACGCGAGGCCGACGACAGCCGGCGCGGAATATTGGAGCACGGCGGGTACACCCTCGCCGCCCAACTTTGACGGTAACCAGGCTTACCCGGCAGGCGTGGCCACCATCCCGATCGGCGACGCGACCAACATGCAGCTGTGCTCCGGTGGCGGGTACAGCCTGTCGCCCGGTACCGCCGGAGCGCCTTCCCCGTGGTCCGGTTTGCCGATATCCGCTTCCGAGGAGAGCTTCGACGGAACGATGATCATCGCCGAGCAAAAGGAGTGTCCCGGTTGCACGAGCTTGACCAACGTCTGGAGGAGAGACGAGACCGGACACTATTACTGTTCCAACTGTTTCTGCAAACCGAACGGAGTGAACAGGACGGCCATGAGATGCGGCAAGCCGAAACAGACGGTCGCCCCG ACGAACGTGCGCAAAACCGGTATGCAGTGCGCAAACTGCAGGACCTGCAACACGACTCTCTGGCGACGAAACAACAACGGTGAGCCGGTGTGCAACGCGTGCGGACTCTACTACAAGCTGCACAAC GTAAACAGGCCGCTCAGCATGAAGAAGGAAGGTATTCAAACGAGAAAGAGGAAACCGAAAAATCATACTGCTATCGGGGGAAATTTGGCCGGGCCCAGCGGCATGCACAAGACCGAGATTAAGTCTAACTTACTCG CGTGCCACCGCTAG
- the LOC143365916 gene encoding uncharacterized protein LOC143365916 isoform X3 yields the protein MKESLVKREIEHEWEESRVDEGSSRMTGSGNATATSIEEQRQATESPRTVITTRRHVRTITTAGHITENAPETEPEPGPDSPDANAMSGNLQLQAHHRHQLQQQPLEQQQHRQAHSRNYQDGEQQDPGNQQAAQHFVQISRAEAEVQQQQHHRVGEQQRVVYLTSNGQELKVEVSDTVEHGALSVKESARYETSDGPDRNEMENMYVYATDGQQLRRENHGIAIQMQERRGHAVPTQQRYSPRETNRSSGGNGSAGSRTYHHGSPVLVASTDEYEGGTNATTGTGTSTENATGTSAGSGSASGSGSGSGSGSGTPTVQLGSPAAPAYSPPIVADGIPGSATSGSQQAAAQQQQQQQQQQQQQHHHVVTGYVDSVVDRFAVSVANDKQVSSTYTTLETVAIPPSQPVQYATQYIHGGEAFQQPPTYAYGKSGEQLILTYPTAGQLGPRVGGVESPGSSYMKGDPTLASSVAASRGVSLHYEQPNSPGAQMTLYGGGSAAFSYARPTTAGAEYWSTAGTPSPPNFDGNQAYPAGVATIPIGDATNMQLCSGGGYSLSPGTAGAPSPWSGLPISASEESFDGTMIIAEQKECPGCTSLTNVWRRDETGHYYCSNCFCKPNGVNRTAMRCGKPKQTVAPTNVRKTGMQCANCRTCNTTLWRRNNNGEPVCNACGLYYKLHNVNRPLSMKKEGIQTRKRKPKNHTAIGGNLAGPSGMHKTEIKSNLLGESSWTRCS from the exons CGTCTCGGATGACCGGAAGTGGAAACGCAACCGCGACCTCGATCGAAGAACAACGACAAGCGACGGAGAGTCCCCGAACGGTGATCACGACCAGAAGGCACGTGCGCACGATCACGACGGCCGGCCACATTACCGAGAACGCACCGGAAACCGAACCAGAGCCAGGACCCGATTCTCCGGACGCGAACGCCATGTCCGGCAATCTTCAGCTGCAGGCGCATCATCGCCATCAGCTTCAACAACAGCCGCTCGAACAACAGCAACATCGGCAAGCTCACTCGCGCAACTATCAGGACGGGGAACAACAGGATCCGGGAAACCAGCAAGCCGCGCAACACTTTGTACAAATATCGCGAGCCGAGGCGGAGGTTCAACAGCAGCAACACCATCGAGTCGGCGAACAGCAACGCGTCGTTTATCTGACGAGCAACGGACAGGAACTGAAGGTCGAGGTTTCCGACACCGTGGAGCACGGCGCGTTGTCCGTCAAGGAATCGGCGAG GTACGAGACCTCCGACGGACCGGATCGAAACGAGATGGAAAACATGTACGTGTACGCGACGGACGGTCAACAGTTGCGAAGGGAGAATCACGGCATAGCGATTCAGATGCAAGAGAGACGCGGTCACGCGGTCCCGACTCAACAGAGATACAGCCCGCGGGAGACCAATCGATCGAGCGGAGGAAACGGATCGGCCGGTAGCAGGACGTATCATCACGGATCGCCGGTATTGGTTGCGAGCACCGACGAATACGAGGGGGGAACGAACGCGACCACCGGAACCGGAACGAGCACGGAAAACGCCACCGGAACATCGGCCGGATCGGGCTCCGCCTCTGGCTCCGGCTCCGGCTCTGGTTCCGGATCCGGTACTCCGACCGTCCAGTTGGGTTCGCCCGCTGCTCCTGCCTACTCTCCACCGATCGTCGCCGACGgtattcccggttcggcgaccAGTGGGTCGCAGCAAGCGGCGGctcaacagcagcagcaacaacagcaacagcaacagcaacagcatcATCACGTGGTGACGGGATACGTGGACTCGGTGGTAGACAGATTCGCGGTTTCGGTCGCGAACGACAAACAGGTGTCCAGCACGTATACCACTTTGGAGACGGTCGCGATACCCCCGTCGCAACCTGTACAGTACGCTACGCAATACATTCACGGCGGCGAAGCGTTTCAACAGCCTCCGACATACGCCTACGGGAAATCCGGGGAGCAGCTGATTCtgacgtatccgacggccggtcAGCTGGGTCCGCGCGTCGGTGGT GTGGAGTCGCCCGGCAGCAGTTACATGAAAGGCGATCCGACGCTGGCGTCGTCGGTGGCAGCATCGCGCGGCGTGTCGCTTCACTACGAACAGCCGAATTCTCCGGGCGCTCAGATGACGTTGTACGGCGGCGGAAGCGCCGCGTTCTCGTACGCGAGGCCGACGACAGCCGGCGCGGAATATTGGAGCACGGCGGGTACACCCTCGCCGCCCAACTTTGACGGTAACCAGGCTTACCCGGCAGGCGTGGCCACCATCCCGATCGGCGACGCGACCAACATGCAGCTGTGCTCCGGTGGCGGGTACAGCCTGTCGCCCGGTACCGCCGGAGCGCCTTCCCCGTGGTCCGGTTTGCCGATATCCGCTTCCGAGGAGAGCTTCGACGGAACGATGATCATCGCCGAGCAAAAGGAGTGTCCCGGTTGCACGAGCTTGACCAACGTCTGGAGGAGAGACGAGACCGGACACTATTACTGTTCCAACTGTTTCTGCAAACCGAACGGAGTGAACAGGACGGCCATGAGATGCGGCAAGCCGAAACAGACGGTCGCCCCG ACGAACGTGCGCAAAACCGGTATGCAGTGCGCAAACTGCAGGACCTGCAACACGACTCTCTGGCGACGAAACAACAACGGTGAGCCGGTGTGCAACGCGTGCGGACTCTACTACAAGCTGCACAAC GTAAACAGGCCGCTCAGCATGAAGAAGGAAGGTATTCAAACGAGAAAGAGGAAACCGAAAAATCATACTGCTATCGGGGGAAATTTGGCCGGGCCCAGCGGCATGCACAAGACCGAGATTAAGTCTAACTTACTCGGTGAGTCTTCG TGGACTCGCTGCAGCTGA